One part of the Tunicatimonas pelagia genome encodes these proteins:
- a CDS encoding c-type cytochrome, producing the protein MTPVFIFILVILGLLIFTLVLVIYPLDQLYRWQTHDARHPAGKHFPFIRILSRYRAKLTPTLRRQIAVGCILIAVGTLLGTYLYLKWDLPRYADEPVTLSVTYTPERLARGEYLAEHVAHCFVCHSPRQEDVFSLPVVAGQEGAGSSLPKEADYFPNHLYTPNLTPYHLSDWTDREIYRAITQGVSKDGRALHPVMPYAGFSRMQQSDVEAIIAYLRRLPSVENDIPTNQLSPKEWIRAQIATREADPFPAFSQQETVLRGEYLVTIAGCALCHTPTDAYGRTGNDRFLAGGNVFTTPSGMRLRTPNLTPHASGLGNWSEQAFLNRFATYHDQEDLTPVEPGGFSTVMPWHAFANMEPEDLSAIYDYLQTIPPVDHAFERIVEEPDQRMTTNSL; encoded by the coding sequence ATGACACCGGTGTTTATCTTTATTTTAGTTATTTTAGGGCTACTGATCTTTACCCTGGTGCTGGTCATCTATCCACTTGATCAGTTGTACCGATGGCAGACCCACGATGCCCGACACCCCGCCGGAAAGCACTTTCCGTTTATTCGGATCCTTTCCCGGTACCGCGCAAAACTCACCCCGACACTGAGGCGTCAGATAGCCGTAGGATGTATACTGATCGCTGTCGGTACGTTGCTGGGCACCTACCTTTATTTGAAGTGGGACTTACCACGGTATGCAGACGAGCCCGTTACCCTTTCGGTCACCTACACGCCCGAACGACTGGCGCGGGGTGAGTATCTGGCCGAGCACGTCGCCCATTGTTTTGTGTGCCACTCGCCCCGGCAGGAAGACGTTTTCTCGCTGCCGGTGGTGGCCGGACAGGAAGGCGCGGGCAGTTCGCTGCCTAAAGAGGCTGATTACTTTCCCAATCACCTCTATACGCCCAACTTAACGCCGTATCATCTGAGCGATTGGACGGACAGAGAAATCTACCGGGCAATCACGCAAGGGGTGAGCAAAGACGGACGTGCCCTGCACCCGGTGATGCCTTACGCCGGATTTTCGCGGATGCAACAATCCGACGTAGAGGCCATCATCGCGTATCTACGCCGTCTGCCGTCGGTAGAGAATGACATTCCAACTAACCAACTTTCTCCTAAAGAGTGGATACGGGCGCAGATCGCTACCCGAGAAGCTGACCCATTTCCGGCGTTTAGCCAACAAGAAACTGTACTGCGGGGCGAGTATCTGGTCACCATCGCGGGTTGTGCGCTGTGCCACACCCCCACCGATGCGTACGGACGAACCGGCAACGACCGCTTCCTGGCCGGGGGCAATGTGTTTACCACTCCGTCGGGGATGCGCCTACGGACCCCGAACCTGACCCCGCACGCCAGTGGCCTGGGCAACTGGAGCGAGCAGGCTTTTCTCAACCGCTTTGCCACCTACCACGATCAGGAAGACCTCACCCCAGTAGAGCCTGGTGGTTTCTCCACGGTGATGCCCTGGCACGCCTTCGCCAACATGGAGCCGGAGGACTTATCGGCCATCTACGATTACCTACAGACCATTCCACCAGTAGACCATGCCTTCGAGCGCATCGTAGAGGAGCCAGACCAGCGTATGACCACCAACTCACTTTAA
- a CDS encoding NADPH-dependent FMN reductase, with product MKNITIVGLGGSLRPKSTSLSALTTALEGAAQAGADTHLLDIRALDLPPYRPDNPTSYPSVDRLTETVAQADAMIWFSPLYHGSVSGAFKNAIDWLERLNNREKSYLSGQVVGLISTAGGTQGLQAINTMEFIVRALRGWAVPLVMPIGQSWKVFDQEGNLRDETTRESLKNLGKEVDRAARQFPHSGTCDYA from the coding sequence ATGAAGAATATTACCATTGTAGGACTGGGCGGCTCGTTGCGCCCGAAATCAACCAGCCTGAGTGCGTTAACCACCGCCCTGGAGGGAGCCGCTCAGGCCGGGGCGGATACGCACCTGCTCGATATCCGGGCACTGGACTTACCTCCGTATCGTCCGGATAACCCGACGAGCTACCCCTCGGTGGATCGGCTGACTGAAACCGTAGCCCAAGCCGATGCCATGATCTGGTTCAGCCCCCTGTACCACGGCTCGGTAAGCGGGGCCTTTAAAAATGCGATCGATTGGCTAGAACGGCTCAATAATCGCGAAAAAAGCTACCTGAGCGGTCAGGTGGTGGGGCTAATCAGCACGGCGGGAGGAACACAAGGCTTACAGGCCATTAATACGATGGAGTTCATCGTTCGGGCCCTGCGAGGCTGGGCCGTCCCCTTGGTGATGCCTATCGGCCAATCCTGGAAAGTATTTGACCAAGAGGGCAACCTACGCGATGAGACGACCCGGGAAAGCCTGAAAAATCTGGGTAAAGAAGTAGACCGGGCCGCGCGGCAATTTCCTCACAGCGGAACCTGCGACTATGCATAA
- a CDS encoding Dps family protein encodes MEKIDIGIPDTHRESVAFALNQLLADEHVLYVKTRNYHWNVTGQHFQSLHSFFEEQYEALSDIIDELAERIRAIGHYAVAALKDYVQLARLLETGHEDGTAEKMLQNLLNDHETIIRILRQDLENAERHHDLGTAGFLARLLEKHEKMAWMLRAYLS; translated from the coding sequence ATGGAAAAGATTGACATTGGCATCCCCGACACCCACCGCGAAAGCGTGGCTTTCGCCCTCAACCAGTTGCTGGCCGACGAGCACGTGCTTTACGTGAAGACCCGCAACTACCACTGGAACGTCACGGGACAGCATTTTCAATCGCTGCACAGCTTCTTCGAGGAGCAGTACGAAGCCCTCTCCGATATCATTGATGAGCTGGCCGAACGGATTCGGGCCATCGGTCACTACGCCGTAGCAGCCCTGAAAGACTATGTGCAACTGGCCCGGCTACTGGAAACCGGACACGAAGATGGCACAGCCGAAAAGATGCTACAAAACCTACTCAACGATCACGAAACGATCATTCGCATCCTGCGCCAGGACCTGGAAAATGCCGAACGACACCACGACCTGGGTACGGCCGGTTTTTTGGCCAGGCTGCTGGAAAAGCACGAAAAAATGGCCTGGATGCTCCGGGCTTACTTAAGCTAA